The genomic interval CCGGCGTCGACCACATCGACCTGGAGGCCTGCCGGGAACGCGGCATCGTGGTGGCCCATTCGCCGGACGTGCTGACCGAGGCGACGGCCGACCTGGCCTGGGCGCTGATGCTGGCGGCCGCGCGCCGTGTGGCCGAGGGCGACCGCCTGGTGCGCGCGGGCGGGTTCCGCGGCTGGCGGCCCGACCTGCTCCTGGGGACCGAGGTCTACGGGCGGACGCTGGGCATCGTCGGCCTCGGCCGCATCGGCCGGGCGGTGGCCAAGCGGGCCTCCGGCTTCGACATGAACGTGGTCTACTGGAACCGCACGGAGATCCACCCGATGGAGGACGAGTGGCTGGGCATCAGCCGCGTCGAGCTGGACGAGCTGCTGGCCAAGGCGGACTTCGTCAGCGTCCACCTGGCCTACACGCCCCAGACGCACCATTTCATCGGCCGCCGCGAGCTGGCGCTGATGGCGCCGCACGCCGTCCTCGTCAACACCTCGCGCGGGGCGGTGATCGACGAGGCGGCGCTGGCCGAGGCGCTGGAGGCGGGGCGGCCGGCGGCGGCGGGCCTGGACGTCTTCGAGCGCGAGCCGGAGGTGGAGCCCCGGCTGCTCCGCTTGCCGCAGGTCGTCCTCACCCCGCACATCGGCAGCGCCACCCGGCAGACGCGCGAAGCCATGGCCCGCCTCGCGGTGGACAACCTCCTGGCGGCGCTGGAGGGGCGGAGACCCGCGGCGGCGGTGGAGTAGCGGCCCGGGCGATCTCCCGGGCCGGAAAGGAGCGAGAGCGGGAGGATGACGGAGATCCGCAGAGTCGACGCCAACCCCCTGGAGGTGGAGGCGGACGCGCTGGTGGTGGGCGTCTACAGCGACGGCGACCGCCTGGACGCCAGCGCGCGGGCGGTGGACCGGGCGACGGGAGGCCTCGTGGAGCGATGGCTGGCCGAGGGCAGGATGCGGGGCCGCCTGGAGGAGACGGCCGTCCTGCCGGCGGCGGGCGGCCTGCGCGCGCCGCTCCTCGTCCTGGCGGGCCTGGGCAGGCATGCCGATCTGGACGGCCTGGCGCTCCGCCGGGCGGCCGCCCGGGCCGCCCGGGCCGCCCGCGGGGCGGGTGCGCGCCGGCTGGCGAGCACGCTCTATGGCGCCTTCCTGGGCGACGACGAGGCGGCGGGGGCCCTGGTGGAGGGGACGCTCCTGGGGCTCGACCGCTTCCTGGCCTACAAGGGGCGCGAGGACGAGGAAGCCCCCCGCGGGGAGGAGCCCGAGATCTTCCTCCTCCTGGCGGAGGCGGCGCGCGAGGAGGCCGTCCGCCGCGCTGAGGTGCTGGCCCGCGCCACCCTGCTGGCGCGCGAGCTCGCCAACGAGCCCGCCAACCAGCTGCCGCCGCGGCGCATGGCCGAGCGCGCCCAGGCGGTGGCGGCTGATGCCGGGCTCGAGTTCACGGCCCTGGACGAGGTCGAGATGGAGCGCCTGGGCATGGGTGCGCTCCTGGGCGTCAACCGGGGCAGCCACGAGCCGCCGCGCCTGATCGTGCTCCGCTACCGCTCGGGCCGGCCGGAGGCGCCGCTCCTGGCCCTGGTCGGCAAGGGGATCGTCTTCGACTCGGGCGGCATCTCGCTCAAGCCGGCGGCGGGCATGCATGAGATGAAGATGGACAAGTCCGGCGCCGCCGACGTGATCGGCGCGATGCAGGCGATCGCGGCGCTCAAGCCGCCGCTGGACGTGATCGGCGTGGCGCCCGTGACGGAGAACATGCCGGGCGGCGGCGCCCAGCGCCCGGGCGACGTGGTGCGGGCCATGAACGGCACCACCATCGAGGTGCTCAACACCGACGCGGAGGGGCGCCTCGTCCTCGCCGACGCCGTCGCCTACGCGGCAGGCCAGGGGGCGCGCTGGATCGTCACGGTGGCCACGCTGACCGGCGCGGTGGTGACGGCGCTCGGCCACGAGGCTGCCGCCATCCTGGGCAACGACCGGCGCCTGATCGAGACGGTGCTTGAGGCGGGGCGTGCCAGCGGCGAGCGCTACTGGGAGCTTCCCTCCTGGCGGGAGTACCGCCGGCTCTACGCCAGCGACGTGGCCGACCTGGCCAACGTCGCCCCGCGCGACGCGGGCGCGGGCACCATCGTGGGCGGGCTTTTCATAGGCGAGTTCGTGGGCGAGGCCGCCTGGGCCCACCTGGACGTGGCCGGCACGGCCTGGGTGGAGAAGCCCGAGGCGCTGACCGAGGCGGGTGCCACAGGCTTCGCCACGCGCACGCTGGCGCTCCTGCCGGAGCGGCTGGCCGCGCAGATCTGAGGCCGCCGGCGGGGCGGCGGAGGCGACCCGCGGCCGCCTCCCTCCCGCCCGCCGGTGCAGGCGACCGCCGGAAACGGCGGACGAGGAGGGAGGGTGCCGTCATGGCCGCCGAGAGCCGCTACGTCGAGGTGAGCCGGGAGGAGCCCATCGCCGTCCTGGCGCTCAACCGCCCCGAGGTGCTCAACGCCCTCAACTTCGAGGTGATGCGCGAGCTGGCCGACCGCCTGGAGGAGCTGGACGCGGACCCGGCCATCGGCTGCGCCGTGCTCACCGGAAAGGGGAGGGCCTTCGCCGCCGGCGCCGATATCGGCGAGATGGCCGGGCTGGGCGTCGTCGATCTGATCGACCGCCAGCCCTTCTCCGTCTGGCAGCGCATCGACCGGATCCGCATGCCGATCGTCGCCGCCGTCAACGGCTACGCCCTGGGCGGCGGGCTGGAGCTGGCCATGAGCTGCGACATCATCCTGGCGGCGGCCTCGGCCCGCCTCGGCCAGCCCGAGATCCAGCTGGGCATCATCCCCGGGGCGGGCGGGACGCAGCGCCTGCCACGGCGCATCGGCCGCTACCGCGCCAGCGAGTGGATCCTGACCGGCGCCCGCTACACGGCCGAGGAGGCGCTGGCTGCGGGCCTGGTCAACCGCGTCGTGCCCGACGAGCAGCTGCTGGAGGCGGCGCGCGAGCTGGCGCGGAGCATCGCGGCGCGGCCGCGGCAGGCCGTCCGGGCCGCCAAGGAGGCGCTGCGGGCCTCGGAGAGGCTGCCGCTGGACGAGGGGCTGCGCCTGGAGCGCCACCTCTTCGAAGAGCTCTTCGCCACCCAGGACAAGCAGGAAGGCATGCGCGCCTTCCTGGAGAAGCGCGAACCGAGGTTCACCGGGCGATGAGACCGCCGGCGCGGCGCGCGCTGCTGGCCGGCGCCCTGGCCGTTCTCCTCCTGGCGGGCGCCTGCCAGGGCGGCGGGGGGCGGAGCTCGCGCGCGCCCGCCGGCTCCCCGGTGGGGGCCGGGGAGCCGGCCCCCGCCGCCGCGGGCCCGCCTGCCGCGCCCGCTGCGCCCGCGCTGGGCGGTCTCTTCGCCGTCACCGTCGACAACCAGGCGGGCGCCCGCCCGCAGAGCGGGCTCGACCAGGCGGAGATGGTCTGGGAGATCCCGGCCGAGGGCTACATCACGCGCTTCGAGGCCTTCTTCCAGAGCCGGGCGCCGGGGCGCATCGGCCCCGTCCGCAGCGCGCGCCCCTACTTCGCCTCCGTCGCCGCCTCCTTCGGGGCCGTCCTGGTCCACGCGGGGGGCAGCCAAGCCGGTTTCGCCGCCATCCGGAACCTGGGCCTGGAGCAGCTGGACGGGCTCTTCCCGCCGGGCGACCGCTACTTCTGGCGGGACAGCTCGCGGGCGGCACCGCACAACCTCTACACGTCCGGCGACCTGCTTCTCCAGGCGGCCTCCCGGCTCGGCCTCCGCACCCGTCGCCTGGACCTTCCCACGGGCCCGCAGCCGCCCGGTGGAAAGGCGGCCCCCCGGCTCGACCTCCACTATCTGACCGGCGGCCTCGACCGGAACGTCGTCCGCTGGCTCTACCGGGACGGGGCGTACGAGCGCTGGCTGAACGGGGAGCCCTTCCGCACCCGCGAGGGCGCCCAGGTCCGGGCGGGCGACGTGGTGGTGCTCTTCACGGACATCCGGCTCCTGCCCGGAGCCGAGGGATACCTGCAAGTCCGCCTGACCGGTTCGGGTGCCGCCTGGTTCCTGCGCGACGGGCGGTTCTGGGAGGGGCGCTGGAGCCGCTCCTCCGATACGGCGCCCTTCAGCTTCGAGGTCCGCTCGGGGGATGGCTGGCGACCCTTCGCATGGGCGCCAGGCGCCATCTGGGTGCAGGTGGTCGGCGACCCGCGGGCTGCGAGCCTCGGATCGCCCGGGCCAGCGCCAGGAAGCTGAGCCCGAGCGTCACCCCCGATCCGGCGGCGAAGGCGATGAGCGGCCCCGCTTCCCCCACCCTCGGATCGCCCGTCAGGAGCCAGAGCAGCGCCAGCCGCACCGCCAGGCCCGCCGTGCCGTTGGCCAGCACGGCGCCCGTCCGGCCCAGCCCGTTGAGCGCCGAGCTGAAGATCTGCCCGACGTAGAGCAGCGGCGCCGCCGGGACCAGCCAGAGCAGCAGGGGTGCCACCGTCGCCTGCCCGTACAGCAGCCGGGCGACGCCGGCCGGGGCCGCCAGCAGGAGAAGCGAGGTGGCCAGGCCGATGACGGCGGCCAGAAGGGCGTAGAGCGTCAGCTGCCGGCGCAGCGAGGCAGGACTCCTCGCCTCGCTGGCCGCCGAGACGCCCGAGAGCGTCATCACCGCCAGCGGGTAGACGGCCACCATGGGCAGGTAGAGCACGGGCAGGGCCATGCCGACGACGCGGCCGTAGGCCGCCACGGCCGCGGCCGGCGCCAGGCCGGCCCGCTCCAGCCGGCGCGGGATCAGGACGGCGTCCAACGTCGAACTGAGCGCCCCCGTCAGGCTGACCACCATCACCGGCAGCGAGAGCCGGGCCAGCTCTCCCCGCCGTACCCCCCGGCCGGCGGGCCGCCAGGGAAGCGGCCGTGCCGTGCGGCGGCGGTAGGCGAGCACATAGACGGCCAATCCGGCCGCCTCGCCCAGGGCGACCCCGAAGACGGAGCCGGTCACCACGGCCGCCAGGCCACGGGGGAGGAGCAGCCGCGCCAGCGCAAGGACGGCCGCCGCGTGGACCAGCTGCTCGGCCAACTGCGCTATAGATGGAGTTTCCAGGTCATCCAGACCCTGGAAGTAGCCGCGCAGGAGGCCGCTGGGCACGGCGATCAGAAGGGCCAACGGCATCCAGCGCAGCGCCCCCGCCGCGCGCCCCTCCTGCAGCAGGCGCTGGGCCAGCCAGGGGGCGGTCCACCAGAGGCCGGCGGCCGCCACGACAGCGACCGCCACGGCCAGGCGAAGCGCCTCGCGCAAGGTTCGCTCGATGCTCCGCTCGTCCGACCGCGCGCGCCCCTCGGCTACCAGCTTGGCGACGCCCGTGGGGAGCCCCAGGCTGGCCACGATCACCGCCAGGTAGTAGACCGGCATGGCCATCTGCAGGAGGCCGATGCCGGTCTCGCCGACCAGCCTGGCCAGGAAAAGGCGGTAGAGGGCGCCGAGGGCACGCGAGACAAGGCCGGCGAGGAGGGAGGCCATGGCTCCGCGCAGGAGCCGGTAGCGCAACGGCTTCCCTCCTTCGTCGGAAGCTCAGCGGGCGCCGGTCGCGCCCAGCGGGGCGGCGTCCCCGCGAGCTTCCTCCCCGTCGGATTGGCCGCCTCGCTGGGATTCGTATGCCCTGCGCAAGCCCTCCATGCCCTCGAAGAGCGCCCGCTCGCCGTAGATCCAGCGGAGCAGGCTGGGCACCTCGGACTTGATGGTCTCCGTGGTCAGCTCGCGGCCCCGCGATCGGAGGAGGTCGAGCTGGCGAAAGACGGTCTCCCGGATCTCCTCCGGCGTACTTCCCCAGCGGATGCGCTGGCGCGCCGGGCGGCGCGACGCCTCGGAGGCCGCCGCCTCCCCCTGCTCCAGGCGCTCCAAGCGGCGCTCGACGAGGGCCAGGCGGTCGGCCAGCGGGCCGACGGAGGTGCGCAGCAGGTCGGCGACGGCGTCCAGCGTCCGCTCCACGGCCAGGCGGTAGCTCTGGAACTCCTCTTCCATGCGGGCCAGGAGGACGCGCTTGAGGGCCGGGGCCTCCTCCAGCGTACGCACGAGAAGGAGGGGATCGACCGGCGGGCGCCCCCGCTCCAGGCTCCCGGTATCCGTCGCTTTCACCCCCTTTCATGGGCAGACGGTTCCCATCTCTTCCAATGCTCCTGAGAGGAGAGAAATATACACGGCTGCGCGCGCCGGGCCGGAAGCCGGCCGTGTCGTCTCTTGACGCCGGGGGGTACCCACCCTAGAATCCTCCGTGTTGGGTCCAAGCGGCCCGCGTGCCGCCGGCCCGCCAATCAGGAACCTAGTTTCGCTTAAAGGGTTGGGGCAGTGCCGCCCGACTTCTTCCCCCGTGGCGAAAACGATGGTCCCGGCCAGCCTGAAAGGGCTGGAAGCGCTGCACAAAGGGGGGCTTTTCTCATGGATGGGGTCTTTCACGACACCGTCGGGCACCACATCTTGCTCGACGTGTGGGGTGTGCCGTTCGAGACGTTGAACGACCTCGACGGCATGCGCGACCTTCTCCGCGAGGCGGCCCGGATCAGCGGGGCGACCGTGGTGGAGGAGACCTTTCATCGCTTCCCGGTGCAGGGACTGAGCGGGGTCCTGGTGCTGGCCGAGTCGCACATCTCGGTGCACACCACGCCGGAGCACGGCTATGCCTCGTTCGACGTTTTCACCTGCGGGGAGAACATGCGCCCCTCCGAGGCGGCCCGCTACCTGATCGAGGCACTGCCCACCAGCCGGTACTATCTGCGCGAGTTCGTCCGCGGGACGGAGGCGGGCATCGTCGAGGCCGCCCTTCCCCAGCCGGTGGCAGCCAGCGCCGCGGCGCGATAGCGGAGGGGCCGCGCGGATCCCCGGAGAACGTGGCGCGGGGCGCCGGCAGGGACCGGCGCCCCGCCTTTTGTGCGCCGGCGGCCGCGGAGGCCGGCGGCTCGCCGGGGGAGGCCCCCGGGAAGGAACCGCCCTTCCCGGGGGGAAGCTCTCTCGGCGGGAAGGGGCGGTGGCGTGGACTGGCTCTTCGAGATCCCCCGCCGGCGCAACTGGGTGCTGGCGCTGATCGGGATCAACTTCGTGGGCTCGCTCTACGGCTTCTACTGGTATGCGCCCCAGCTGGCCGTGACGCCCTGGTGGCAGTGGATCGTGGTACCCGACTCGCCCACGGCCAGCCTCTTCTTCACGCTGGCACTGACGGGTCTGGCGCTGGGGCGAAGGTGGCGCTGGCTGGAGGGGCTGGCCGCGGTCAACCTGATGAAGTACGGCCTCTGGACGGTGGCCATCTTTGTGCAGTTCGCCTGGGTCCACGGCTGGCTGCCGGCGGAAGGGCTCCTGCTCGGCCTCTCGCACGCAGGCATGGCGCTGGAGTCCTGGCTCTTTCTGCGCGTCTACCGGCCGGGAGCGGCCGCCGGCCTGCTGGGCGCCGGGTGGACGCTCCTCAACGACGTGACCGACTACCTGGCGGGGAACCTCCACCCCACGCTGCCCGACCCCGCGGCGCTTCCCTTCGCCCGGGAGGCAGCGCTCGTTCTCTCGCTCGTTTCCATCCTCTACTTCCGGGCGGTGGCCGGCGGAGGGCTCACCCCTCTGGCGGACGGCCGGCCCGTCAGCCTGGTCGGTCCGCCGCCCGCGAGGAGCCGGGGGAGGTGAGGCCGGTGGAACGGCCGCGGCTCTACACGCGCACGGGTGACGGCGGCGAGACGGGCCTGGTGGACGGCAGCCGGGTTCCCAAGTCCTCGCCGCGCGTGGAGGCGTACGGGAGCGTCGACGAGCTGAACGCGGCGCTGGGGGTGGTCCTGAGCGAGGAGACCGGCGGGCAGCTGGCCGCTACGCTCCGGCGCGTGCAGGGAGAGCTCTTCGTGGTGGGCGCGCGCCTGGCGACGCCGCCCGGCGCCGGCGCCCGCGGCCTCCGCCTGCCGGAGCTGCCTGCGGAGGCGGTGGCGCGGCTGGAGGCCGAGATCGACCGGCTGGAGGAGGGCCTGGAGCCGCTCCGCCACTTCATCCTGCCCGGCGGCGGGCGAAGCGGGGCGCTCCTCCACCTGGCCCGGACCGTCTGCCGGCGCGCCGAGCGGGCGGTGGTCCGCCTGGCGGAGAGCGAACCGGTAGAACCCGAGATCGTCCGCTACCTCAACCGCCTTTCCGACTACCTCTTCGCGGCAGCCCGGGCGGCCAACCGGCGTGACGGACGCCACGAGGCCGCCTGGCCCGGCGCCGGGGAGGGGGCTTCACCCTCACCCTGAGCCCCCGCCCGGGGCGGGCTGCTCGTCGTTGGGCGGGTAGTCGGGGCGGCCGCGGGGGTCGTCGCGCGCCGCCGGCGCCTGGCGGAGGAGCTCGCCCAGCGGCACCAGCCGGTAGCCTCGCGCCTTCAGTTCGGCGAGGAGGGTGGGCAGCGCCACGGGCGTGTCGGGAGCCGAGTCGCTGGCGTGGAAGAGCAGGATGGCGCCGGGAAAGATCAGCGAGGTGACGCGGCGGACGATGGCCTCCGCCCCCGGCCGCTTCCAGTCCAGGCTGTCCACCGACCAGATGACCGTCTCGTAGCCCAGCCGGCGGGCGGTCTCCACCACCATGGCGTCGTAGGCGCCGTTGGGCGGCCGCAGGAAGCGCGGCCGGACGTCGACGACGCTCCGGATGTCCCGCTCGGCCACGGTCAGGTTCTGCCTCACCTGCTCGGGGGTCAGCCGGTCCAGGTCCACGTGCTGGTCGCCGTGGCTGGCGATCTCGTGCCCCTCCGCCACCATGCGGCGCACCAGGTCGGGGTGTTCCCGCGCCCAGAAGCCGGAGAGGAAGAAGGTGGCGTGGACGCCGTACTGCTTGAGGACGTCCAGCACCTGCGGCGCCACCTTCGACCCCCAGCTGATGTCGAAGGTGAGCGCGGCCACGCGGCGCGTGGTGCGCGCATAGAAGATGGGACGGGCGGCGGGCGGTCCCCCGGGAGCGGGCGCGATCACTTCCTCGTGCTCCGCGACGGGAGGCTCCGCCGGCCTGGCGGGCGGCACGCCGCCCGCCAGGCGGAGGCCGAAGGCGCCCGCCAGGAGGAGGGCCAGGGCCACCGCCAGGGTGCGCCGGCGGAGGACGAGAAGGGTGGACGGGAGGTGGATCCACCGCTCGCGGGCACGTCGCACGCCTCCACCTCCCCGGGAATGGTATGGGCCTCGCCCTTGGCGGATGCGCGACCGGGATGATACATTGGGTGACAAATTTCACAAGCCCGTACGGGCGGGGGGCGGGGACGACGACCCGAGAGGACGAGGCGATGCTCCTGACGCCGGGGCCGGTACCGGTCCCGGCCACCGTGCGTGAGGCGGCGGCGCGGCAGGTGATCAACCACCGCGGCGCCGCCTTTCGCGAACTGTACGGTTCGGTGCGCAACCGGCTCCTGCCGCTCTTCGGGGGCGACGGCGACCCCTTCGTCTTCCCCGGGAGCGGCACCGGCGCCCTGGAGGCGGCCGTGGTCAACTTCTTCTCCCCGGGCGAGCGGGTGGCGGCGGTGGTGATGGGCGAGTTCGGCCAGCGCTGGGCCTCCATCGCGGCGGCCTTCGGCCTGCGCGTGGAG from Bacillota bacterium carries:
- a CDS encoding D-glycerate dehydrogenase, with amino-acid sequence MAARVVVTGFLPGGALDRLAEAVEVVGPPGEEVERRGWLLEAVGEADGLLCLLVDRVDRELLEAAPRLRVVSTLSTGVDHIDLEACRERGIVVAHSPDVLTEATADLAWALMLAAARRVAEGDRLVRAGGFRGWRPDLLLGTEVYGRTLGIVGLGRIGRAVAKRASGFDMNVVYWNRTEIHPMEDEWLGISRVELDELLAKADFVSVHLAYTPQTHHFIGRRELALMAPHAVLVNTSRGAVIDEAALAEALEAGRPAAAGLDVFEREPEVEPRLLRLPQVVLTPHIGSATRQTREAMARLAVDNLLAALEGRRPAAAVE
- a CDS encoding leucyl aminopeptidase; this encodes MTEIRRVDANPLEVEADALVVGVYSDGDRLDASARAVDRATGGLVERWLAEGRMRGRLEETAVLPAAGGLRAPLLVLAGLGRHADLDGLALRRAAARAARAARGAGARRLASTLYGAFLGDDEAAGALVEGTLLGLDRFLAYKGREDEEAPRGEEPEIFLLLAEAAREEAVRRAEVLARATLLARELANEPANQLPPRRMAERAQAVAADAGLEFTALDEVEMERLGMGALLGVNRGSHEPPRLIVLRYRSGRPEAPLLALVGKGIVFDSGGISLKPAAGMHEMKMDKSGAADVIGAMQAIAALKPPLDVIGVAPVTENMPGGGAQRPGDVVRAMNGTTIEVLNTDAEGRLVLADAVAYAAGQGARWIVTVATLTGAVVTALGHEAAAILGNDRRLIETVLEAGRASGERYWELPSWREYRRLYASDVADLANVAPRDAGAGTIVGGLFIGEFVGEAAWAHLDVAGTAWVEKPEALTEAGATGFATRTLALLPERLAAQI
- a CDS encoding enoyl-CoA hydratase/isomerase family protein produces the protein MAAESRYVEVSREEPIAVLALNRPEVLNALNFEVMRELADRLEELDADPAIGCAVLTGKGRAFAAGADIGEMAGLGVVDLIDRQPFSVWQRIDRIRMPIVAAVNGYALGGGLELAMSCDIILAAASARLGQPEIQLGIIPGAGGTQRLPRRIGRYRASEWILTGARYTAEEALAAGLVNRVVPDEQLLEAARELARSIAARPRQAVRAAKEALRASERLPLDEGLRLERHLFEELFATQDKQEGMRAFLEKREPRFTGR
- a CDS encoding oligosaccharide flippase family protein yields the protein MRYRLLRGAMASLLAGLVSRALGALYRLFLARLVGETGIGLLQMAMPVYYLAVIVASLGLPTGVAKLVAEGRARSDERSIERTLREALRLAVAVAVVAAAGLWWTAPWLAQRLLQEGRAAGALRWMPLALLIAVPSGLLRGYFQGLDDLETPSIAQLAEQLVHAAAVLALARLLLPRGLAAVVTGSVFGVALGEAAGLAVYVLAYRRRTARPLPWRPAGRGVRRGELARLSLPVMVVSLTGALSSTLDAVLIPRRLERAGLAPAAAVAAYGRVVGMALPVLYLPMVAVYPLAVMTLSGVSAASEARSPASLRRQLTLYALLAAVIGLATSLLLLAAPAGVARLLYGQATVAPLLLWLVPAAPLLYVGQIFSSALNGLGRTGAVLANGTAGLAVRLALLWLLTGDPRVGEAGPLIAFAAGSGVTLGLSFLALARAIRGSQPAGRRPPAPRWRLAPMRRVASHPPSGPRS
- the speD gene encoding adenosylmethionine decarboxylase; this encodes MDGVFHDTVGHHILLDVWGVPFETLNDLDGMRDLLREAARISGATVVEETFHRFPVQGLSGVLVLAESHISVHTTPEHGYASFDVFTCGENMRPSEAARYLIEALPTSRYYLREFVRGTEAGIVEAALPQPVAASAAAR
- a CDS encoding DUF1405 domain-containing protein; its protein translation is MDWLFEIPRRRNWVLALIGINFVGSLYGFYWYAPQLAVTPWWQWIVVPDSPTASLFFTLALTGLALGRRWRWLEGLAAVNLMKYGLWTVAIFVQFAWVHGWLPAEGLLLGLSHAGMALESWLFLRVYRPGAAAGLLGAGWTLLNDVTDYLAGNLHPTLPDPAALPFAREAALVLSLVSILYFRAVAGGGLTPLADGRPVSLVGPPPARSRGR
- a CDS encoding cob(I)yrinic acid a,c-diamide adenosyltransferase, which encodes MERPRLYTRTGDGGETGLVDGSRVPKSSPRVEAYGSVDELNAALGVVLSEETGGQLAATLRRVQGELFVVGARLATPPGAGARGLRLPELPAEAVARLEAEIDRLEEGLEPLRHFILPGGGRSGALLHLARTVCRRAERAVVRLAESEPVEPEIVRYLNRLSDYLFAAARAANRRDGRHEAAWPGAGEGASPSP
- a CDS encoding polysaccharide deacetylase family protein produces the protein MRRARERWIHLPSTLLVLRRRTLAVALALLLAGAFGLRLAGGVPPARPAEPPVAEHEEVIAPAPGGPPAARPIFYARTTRRVAALTFDISWGSKVAPQVLDVLKQYGVHATFFLSGFWAREHPDLVRRMVAEGHEIASHGDQHVDLDRLTPEQVRQNLTVAERDIRSVVDVRPRFLRPPNGAYDAMVVETARRLGYETVIWSVDSLDWKRPGAEAIVRRVTSLIFPGAILLFHASDSAPDTPVALPTLLAELKARGYRLVPLGELLRQAPAARDDPRGRPDYPPNDEQPAPGGGSG
- a CDS encoding aminotransferase class V-fold PLP-dependent enzyme produces the protein MIHWVTNFTSPYGRGAGTTTREDEAMLLTPGPVPVPATVREAAARQVINHRGAAFRELYGSVRNRLLPLFGGDGDPFVFPGSGTGALEAAVVNFFSPGERVAAVVMGEFGQRWASIAAAFGLRVERFEVEWGGAPAAAALAEWLDRTGPYAGLLVTYNETSTGAAVDLEAVGRLARERSLPLLVDAVSALGGM